One Hordeum vulgare subsp. vulgare unplaced genomic scaffold, MorexV3_pseudomolecules_assembly, whole genome shotgun sequence genomic region harbors:
- the LOC123423640 gene encoding photosystem II protein D1: MTAILERRESTSLWGRFCNWITSTENRLYIGWFGVLMIPTLLTATSVFIIAFIAAPPVDIDGIREPVSGSLLYGNNIISGAIIPTSAAIGLHFYPIWEAASVDEWLYNGGPYELIVLHFLLGVACYMGREWELSFRLGMRPWIAVAYSAPVAAATAVFLIYPIGQGSFSDGMPLGISGTFNFMIVFQAEHNILMHPFHMLGVAGVFGGSLFSAMHGSLVTSSLIRETTENESANEGYKFGQEEETYNIVAAHGYFGRLIFQYASFNNSRSLHFFLAAWPVVGIWFTALGISTMAFNLNGFNFNQSVVDSQGRVINTWADIINRANLGMEVMHERNAHNFPLDLAAVEVPAING; encoded by the coding sequence ATGACTGCAATTTTAGAGAGACGCGAAAGTACAAGCCTGTGGGGTCGCTTCTGCAACTGGATAACTAGCACTGAAAATCGTCTTTACATCGGATGGTTCGGTGTTTTGATGATCCCTACCTTATTGACCGCAACTTCTGTATTTATTATCGCCTTCATCGCTGCCCCTCCAGTAGATATTGATGGTATTCGCGAGCCTGTTTCTGGTTCTTTACTTTATGGAAACAATATTATCTCTGGTGCTATTATTCCTACTTCTGCGGCGATCGGATTGCACTTTTACCCAATTTGGGAAGCTGCATCTGTTGATGAGTGGTTATACAATGGTGGTCCTTATGAGCTAATTGTTCTACACTTCTTACTTGGTGTAGCTTGTTATATGGGTCGTGAGTGGGAACTTAGTTTCCGTCTGGGTATGCGTCCTTGGATTGCTGTTGCATATTCAGCTCCTGTTGCAGCTGCTACTGCTGTTTTCTTGATTTACCCTATTGGTCAAGGAAGCTTTTCTGATGGTATGCCTTTAGGAATCTCTGGTACTTTCAACTTTATGATTGTATTCCAGGCAGAGCACAACATCCTTATGCATCCATTCCACATGTTAGGTGTAGCTGGTGTATTCGGCGGTTCCCTATTCAGTGCTATGCATGGTTCCTTGGTAACCTCTAGTTTGATCAGGGAAACTACTGAAAATGAATCTGCTAATGAGGGTTACAAATTTGGTCAAGAGGAAGAGACTTATAATATTGTGGCTGCTCATGGTTATTTTGGCCGATTAATCTTCCAATATGCTAGTTTCAACAACTCTCGTTCTTTACACTTCTTCTTGGCTGCTTGGCCTGTAGTAGGAATCTGGTTCACTGCTTTAGGTATTAGTACTATGGCTTTCAACCTAAATGGTTTCAATTTCAACCAATCTGTAGTTGATAGTCAAGGTCGCGTTATTAATACTTGGGCTGATATCATCAACCGTGCTAACCTTGGTATGGAAGTAATGCACGAACGTAATGCTCACAACTTCCCTCTAGACTTAGCTGCTGTTGAAGTTCCAGCTATTAATGGATAA
- the LOC123423644 gene encoding maturase K — MEKFEGYSEKQKSRQQYFVYPLLFQEYIYAFAHDYGLNGSEPVEIVSWNNKKFSSLLVKRLIIRMYQQNFLDNSVNHPNQDRLLDYKIFFYSEFYSQILSEGFAIVVEIPFSLRELSCPKEKEIPKFQNLRSIHSIFPFLEDKFLHLDYLSHIEIPYPIHLEILVQLLQYRIQDVPSLHLLRFFLNYYSNWNSFITSMKSILFFQKENKRLVKFLYNSYVSEYEFFLLFLRKQSSCLPLAYSGTFLERIHFSRKMEHFGIMYPGFSRKTLWFFMDPLIHYVRYQGKAILASKGSFFLKKKWKCYLINFWQYYFFFWTQPRRIHINQLANSCFDFMGYLSSVPKSPLLVRNQMLENSFLIDTRMKKFDTIVPATLLIGYLSKAQFCTGSGHPISKPIWTDLSDWDILDRFGRICRNLFHYHSGSSKKRTLYRLKYILRLSCARTLARKHKSTVRTFMQRLGSAFLEEFFTEEEQVFSLMFTKTTLFSFSGSHTERIWYLDIIGINDLVNPLN; from the coding sequence ATGGAAAAATTCGAAGGGTATTCAGAAAAACAGAAATCTCGTCAACAATACTTTGTCTACCCACTTCTCTTTCAGGAGTATATTTATGCATTTGCTCATGATTATGGATTAAACGGTTCTGAACCTGTGGAAATAGTTAGTTGGAATAACAAGAAATTTAGTTCACTACTTGTGAAACGTTTAATTATTCGAATGTATCAGCAGAATTTTTTGGATAACTCGGTTAATCATCCTAATCAAGATCGATTATTGGATTACAAAATTTTTTTTTATTCTGAGTTTTATTCTCAGATTCTATCTGAGGGGTTTGCGATTGTTGTGGAAATCCCATTCTCGCTACGGGAATTATCTTgtccgaaagaaaaagaaataccaaaGTTTCAGAATTTACGCTCTATTCATTCAATATTTCCCTTTTTAGAAGACAAATTTTTGCATTTGGATTATCTATCACATATAGAAATACCCTATCCTATCCATTTGgaaatcttggttcaactccttcAATACCGTATCCAAGATGTTCCATCTTTGCATTTATTGCGATTCTTTCTCAACTACTATTCGAATTGGAATAGTTTTATTACTTCAATGAAATCCattcttttttttcaaaaagaaaataaaagactaGTTAAATTCCTATATAACTCTTATGTATCAGAATAtgaatttttcttgttgtttcttCGTAAACAATCTTCTTGCTTACCATTAGCATATTCTGGAACTTTTCTGGAACGAATCCACTTTTCTAGGAAGATGGAACATTTTGGGATAATGTACCCTGGTTTTTCTCGGAAAACCTTATGGTTCTTTATGGATCCTCTTATACATTATGTTCGATATCAAGGAAAGGCAATTCTTGCATCAAAAggcagtttttttttgaaaaagaaatgGAAATGCTACCTTATCAATTTCTGGCaatattatttctttttttggaCTCAGCCGCGAAGAATCCATATAAACCAATTAGCAAACTCTTGCTTCGATTTTATGGGATACCTTTCAAGTGTACCAAAAAGTCCTTTGTTGGTAAGGAATCAAATGCTGGAGAATTCATTTCTCATAGATACTCGAATGAAAAAATTCGATACCATAGTCCCCGCTACTCTCCTCATAGGATACTTATCAAAAGCTCAATTTTGTACTGGATCGGGGCATCCTATTAGTAAACCCATTTGGACGGATTTATCAGATTGGGATATTCTTGATCGATTTGGTCGGATATGTAGAAAtctttttcattatcatagtggaTCTTCGAAAAAACGGACTTTGTATCGACTAAAGTATATACTTCGACTTTCATGCGCTAGAACTTTAGCTCGTAAACATAAAAGCACGGTACGAACTTTTATGCAACGATTGGGTTcggcatttttagaagaattttttACGGAAGAAGAGCAAGTTTTTTCTTTGATGTTCACCAAAACAACTCTTTTTTCTTTCAGTGGATCACACACTGAGCGTATTTGGTATTTGGATATTATAGGTATCAATGACCTGGTCAACCCTCTTAATTAA
- the LOC123423645 gene encoding photosystem II D2 protein, whose amino-acid sequence MTIALGRVPKEENDLFDTMDDWLRRDRFVFVGWSGLLLFPCAYFALGGWFTGTTFVTSWYTHGLASSYLEGCNFLTAAVSTPANSLAHSLLLLWGPEAQGDFTRWCQLGGLWTFVALHGAFALIGFMLRQFELARSVQLRPYNAISFSGPIAVFVSVFLIYPLGQSGWFFAPSFGVAAIFRFILFFQGFHNWTLNPFHMMGVAGVLGAALLCAIHGATVENTLFEDGDGANTFRAFNPTQAEETYSMVTANRFWSQIFGVAFSNKRWLHFFMLFVPVTGLWMSAIGVVGLALNLRAYDFVSQEIRAAEDPEFETFYTKNILLNEGIRAWMAAQDQPHENLIFPEEVLPRGNAL is encoded by the coding sequence ATGACTATAGCCCTTGGTAGAGTTCCTAaagaagaaaatgatctatttgatACTATGGATGACTGGTTACGAAGGGACCGTTTCGTTTTTGTAGGATGGTCTGGCCTATTGCTCTTTCCTTGTGCTTATTTCGCTTTAGGGGGTTGGTTTACAGGGACAACTTTTGTAACTTCTTGGTATACCCATGGATTGGCAAGTTCCTATTTGGAAGGTTGTAATTTCTTAACCGCAGCAGTTTCTACCCCTGCCAATAGTTTAGCACACTCTTTGTTGCTACTATGGGGGCCAGAAGCACAAGGAGATTTTACTCGTTGGTGTCAATTAGGCGGTCTATGGACTTTTGTAGCTCTCCACGGGGCTTTTGCACTAATAGGTTTCATGTTACGCCAATTTGAACTTGCTCGGTCTGTTCAATTGCGGCCTTATAATGCAATCTCATTCTCTGGTCCAATTGCTGTTTTTGTTTCGGTATTCCTTATTTATCCACTGGGGCAATCTGGTTGGTTCTTTGCGCCGAGTTTTGGCGTAGCAGCGATATTTCGATTCATCCTTTTCTTCCAAGGATTTCATAATTGGACGTTGAACCCATTTCATATGATGGGAGTTGCCGGAGTATTAGGCGCGGCTCTGCTATGCGCTATTCATGGAGCAACCGTAGAAAACACTCTATTTGAGGACGGTGATGGTGCAAATACCTTCCGTGCTTTTAACCCAACTCAAGCTGAAGAAACTTATTCAATGGTCACTGCTAACCGCTTTTGGTCCCAAATCTTTGGTGTTGCTTTTTCCAATAAACGTTGGTTACATTTCTTTATGCTATTTGTACCCGTCACCGGTTTATGGATGAGTGCTATTGGCGTAGTTGGCTTGGCTCTGAACTTACGTGCCTATGACTTTGTTTCCCAGGAAATCCGTGCAGCGGAAGATCCTGAATTCGAGACTTTCTACACCAAAAATATTCTTTTAAACGAGGGTATTCGTGCGTGGATGGCAGCTCAGGATCAGCCTCATGAAAATCTTATATTCCCTGAGGAGGTTCTACCACGTGGAAACGCTCTTTAA